A single genomic interval of Bacillus sp. es.036 harbors:
- a CDS encoding LiaI-LiaF-like domain-containing protein, whose translation MKRQSIFPGVLFIGIGLYYLFQTLNLPFSDHLMNWQVILIVIGLAMIIQGTIAKEGNMLFPGILLLGLGVHFYFVTKIAVWPDSWGMYTLILSAAYLVTYYKTKKTGLVPGLLLLALSIIELLYSGLELWLNSTFSFVGKFWPLGLILIGIYLVTKKK comes from the coding sequence TTGAAACGTCAAAGTATTTTTCCGGGTGTTTTATTTATTGGAATCGGACTTTATTATTTATTTCAAACGCTAAACCTTCCCTTTTCAGATCATCTCATGAATTGGCAAGTTATTTTAATTGTGATAGGTCTCGCCATGATCATTCAAGGTACTATTGCAAAAGAAGGGAATATGCTTTTTCCGGGGATTTTGCTCCTTGGGCTTGGTGTACATTTCTATTTTGTCACTAAAATCGCCGTTTGGCCTGATAGCTGGGGAATGTATACACTGATCCTAAGTGCAGCTTATCTAGTTACTTACTATAAAACAAAAAAAACCGGTCTCGTTCCTGGGTTACTTTTACTTGCCCTTTCCATTATTGAACTTCTTTATTCTGGCTTGGAACTCTGGCTTAACTCCACTTTTTCCTTTGTTGGAAAGTTTTGGCCACTCGGACTAATTCTTATTGGAATTTATCTTGTAACGAAAAAAAAGTAA
- the hemC gene encoding hydroxymethylbilane synthase, with amino-acid sequence MRKIIVGSRRSKLAITQTKWVISKLKELNPGVDFEIKEIVTRGDKILDVTLSKVGGKGLFVKEIEDAMLNGDIDMAVHSMKDMPSVLPEGLMIGCIPEREDHRDVIISESKKPFRELPEGAVIGTSSLRRGAQLKAIRPDVEIKWIRGNIDTRIRKLTDEDYDAIVLAAAGLHRMGWSKEIVTEYLDPDLCVPAVGQGALSIECRESDDELKAILEKFSDKETTRTVLAERAFLHTLEGGCQVPIAGHATLNGDKVTVTGLVGEPDGSIIIKEMEIGSDPIQVGNTLANRMKEQGAKDILDRVKEELDQ; translated from the coding sequence ATGCGTAAAATTATCGTAGGCTCAAGAAGAAGTAAATTAGCGATTACTCAAACGAAGTGGGTGATCAGTAAGTTAAAGGAGTTAAACCCCGGCGTAGATTTTGAAATAAAAGAGATCGTCACTCGTGGTGACAAAATCTTGGATGTCACCCTTTCCAAGGTTGGAGGAAAAGGGTTGTTTGTGAAGGAAATTGAAGACGCGATGTTAAACGGTGATATCGATATGGCTGTTCATAGTATGAAAGATATGCCTTCAGTTCTTCCGGAGGGTCTCATGATTGGTTGTATCCCAGAACGTGAAGATCATCGAGACGTGATTATCTCTGAATCAAAAAAACCATTTAGAGAACTGCCTGAGGGTGCTGTTATTGGTACAAGTAGCCTAAGACGCGGGGCACAGTTAAAAGCGATACGACCTGATGTTGAAATTAAGTGGATTCGCGGAAATATTGACACACGTATCCGTAAATTAACCGATGAAGATTACGATGCGATTGTGCTAGCCGCTGCAGGTCTACATCGCATGGGTTGGTCAAAAGAAATTGTCACAGAGTACCTTGATCCTGACTTGTGCGTTCCCGCTGTAGGGCAGGGAGCACTCTCCATCGAGTGTCGAGAGAGCGATGATGAGTTAAAAGCGATTCTTGAGAAATTCAGCGATAAAGAAACAACGAGGACTGTATTAGCAGAACGCGCTTTCCTTCATACACTTGAAGGAGGTTGTCAGGTTCCGATTGCTGGTCATGCGACGCTTAATGGTGACAAAGTTACGGTTACGGGCCTTGTTGGAGAACCGGATGGATCTATTATTATTAAAGAGATGGAAATTGGTAGTGATCCTATTCAAGTAGGAAATACGCTTGCGAATCGAATGAAGGAACAGGGTGCTAAAGACATCCTTGATCGTGTGAAAGAGGAATTAGATCAATGA
- a CDS encoding uroporphyrinogen-III synthase, whose protein sequence is MSSPLSGKRVMVTRAREQAGTFTKLIEEREGISIEIPLISFQPRNQLLNSIELSEYSWLLFTSANGVRFFLKQANIPKGIKVGAVGSKTAKALKRYGIQIDLMPNDFVAEGLVAALAKQAEPNEKILLPRGNLGRAVLPGQLSELGYDVTDLPIYDTVIPFESKAALIDVVKNQACDVITFTSSSTVHHFAQLLGADNLKDLLKGITIVVIGPITEKTLRSYGIVPQVMPDQYTIEGMLESLERFFNK, encoded by the coding sequence ATGAGTTCTCCGCTCTCAGGAAAGCGTGTAATGGTCACGAGAGCTAGGGAGCAGGCAGGAACATTTACGAAATTAATTGAAGAAAGAGAGGGGATTTCGATTGAAATCCCTCTTATTTCGTTCCAACCCCGAAATCAATTGTTAAATTCGATTGAATTAAGCGAATATAGTTGGCTTTTATTTACGAGTGCCAATGGCGTACGTTTTTTCTTAAAGCAGGCGAATATTCCAAAGGGTATAAAAGTTGGCGCGGTTGGAAGCAAAACAGCAAAAGCCCTTAAGCGTTACGGAATTCAAATTGATCTTATGCCAAATGATTTTGTGGCGGAAGGACTAGTTGCCGCTCTAGCAAAGCAAGCTGAGCCCAATGAGAAAATACTGCTACCAAGGGGAAATCTTGGTCGAGCGGTATTACCGGGGCAATTAAGTGAATTAGGGTACGACGTTACTGACCTACCTATTTATGACACAGTCATTCCTTTTGAATCCAAGGCAGCGTTAATAGACGTAGTGAAAAATCAGGCGTGTGATGTGATTACGTTCACTTCATCGTCAACAGTCCATCATTTTGCTCAACTTCTCGGAGCGGACAATTTGAAAGATCTGCTTAAAGGGATCACAATAGTAGTAATTGGCCCGATTACTGAGAAGACGCTGCGATCGTACGGGATCGTACCGCAAGTCATGCCTGACCAATATACCATTGAAGGAATGCTTGAAAGCCTTGAGCGTTTTTTTAATAAATAG
- a CDS encoding cytochrome C assembly family protein: protein MTNASWLYDITILLYALSVLGYFIDFLQNSRKVNQFAFWLLSIVWVLQSAFLVTQIIEIGGFPILTPFEGLFFYAWVIVSLSLLINWFFRVDFFVFFANVLGFSIMAINLFATREQASSLLTEQLMSELSIIHITMAFLSYGAFSLSFIFSIMYLILYQMLKRKKWNKRLRRFGDLSQLEKLSYLCSVLGVPLLLLSLILGIVWAILKVDQFSLFDAKVIISFFVLGAYSTYLYQKVAREMEGRSLALWNVAAFLIVLINVFLSGTLSEFHFWYV, encoded by the coding sequence GTGACCAACGCCAGCTGGCTTTATGATATAACTATTTTGCTTTATGCCCTTAGTGTACTGGGTTATTTTATTGATTTCTTGCAAAACAGCCGGAAAGTGAATCAGTTTGCTTTCTGGTTGCTTTCTATTGTCTGGGTGCTGCAAAGTGCGTTTCTTGTAACGCAGATTATTGAAATTGGCGGTTTCCCGATTTTAACACCTTTTGAGGGGTTATTTTTTTATGCATGGGTGATTGTTTCGCTATCGCTCTTGATTAACTGGTTTTTTCGAGTCGACTTTTTTGTGTTTTTTGCAAATGTACTCGGTTTCAGCATTATGGCTATCAATTTATTTGCTACTAGAGAGCAGGCTTCAAGTCTGCTCACGGAACAACTGATGTCTGAGCTGTCGATTATTCACATTACAATGGCTTTTTTATCATATGGGGCATTTTCGCTTTCGTTTATTTTTTCAATCATGTATTTGATTCTTTACCAGATGCTGAAGAGGAAAAAATGGAATAAACGATTAAGAAGATTTGGCGATCTATCCCAGCTTGAGAAGCTGTCCTATTTATGTAGCGTTCTCGGTGTTCCACTGCTATTACTAAGTCTTATATTAGGAATTGTTTGGGCTATTTTAAAGGTAGACCAATTTAGCCTGTTCGATGCTAAAGTAATTATTTCATTTTTTGTACTAGGCGCTTATAGTACCTACTTATATCAAAAAGTGGCTAGAGAGATGGAAGGGCGTTCCCTTGCGTTATGGAACGTTGCTGCGTTTCTTATTGTATTAATTAATGTCTTCCTTTCTGGAACATTGTCAGAATTTCATTTCTGGTATGTATAA
- a CDS encoding transporter substrate-binding domain-containing protein has protein sequence MMKRKWSFLTALMVMFLLVLTACGGNEESSGTSSSEGEDGLELTDDGKFSYVVSGEFPPFSTVDANGDLDGFDVAVGKAIAEKLDLEPAVEKFKFSGMVSAIQSGRYDAAVASHTITDERKEAVNFSEPYYYSGPVLYVQPGSDIQSVEDLEGKEVAVSKGSTYEKSAQEYTDKISNYDSDQTALRALSEGKHDAVITDDITGKQAMEEGFNIEKVEQLGTSEQAVAIKKENSNLLEAVNKALEELKEDGTLTKLSEEYIGVDITQNPESE, from the coding sequence ATGATGAAAAGAAAATGGAGTTTTCTCACGGCTCTTATGGTAATGTTTTTACTTGTTTTAACAGCGTGCGGAGGAAATGAAGAAAGTAGTGGAACCTCTAGTTCTGAAGGAGAGGACGGATTGGAATTAACGGATGATGGCAAATTTAGTTATGTTGTATCAGGGGAATTTCCTCCATTTAGTACAGTAGATGCAAATGGTGATCTTGACGGATTTGACGTTGCGGTAGGTAAAGCTATTGCGGAAAAACTTGATCTCGAACCCGCCGTTGAAAAATTTAAATTTAGCGGGATGGTATCTGCAATTCAATCTGGTCGTTATGACGCAGCGGTTGCTAGTCACACGATTACTGATGAACGTAAGGAAGCCGTGAATTTTAGTGAGCCCTACTATTATTCAGGACCTGTTCTTTATGTTCAACCTGGTAGTGATATTCAGAGTGTAGAAGACCTTGAAGGTAAAGAAGTAGCTGTCTCAAAAGGTTCAACTTATGAGAAATCAGCTCAAGAGTACACTGATAAAATTTCCAATTATGATAGTGACCAAACTGCGTTGCGCGCCCTAAGTGAAGGAAAACACGATGCGGTTATAACAGATGATATTACAGGCAAACAGGCAATGGAAGAAGGTTTTAATATTGAGAAAGTAGAGCAGTTAGGAACAAGTGAACAAGCTGTTGCGATTAAGAAAGAAAACTCAAATCTTCTTGAAGCAGTTAACAAAGCTCTAGAAGAGTTAAAAGAAGACGGAACGTTAACAAAACTTAGCGAGGAATACATCGGAGTCGATATCACCCAGAATCCTGAAAGTGAGTAA
- the lon gene encoding endopeptidase La: protein MKNEHKTLPLLPLRGLLVYPSMVLHLDVGRDKSVQALEKVMMDDQKIFLSTQKEVEIETPEVKDIYEIGTLATVKQMLKLPNGTIRVLVEGLQRGKIIEFKDTEEFYEVEIEQIDESADVNVEEEALMRTVLDLFEQYIKVSKKVTAETFASVSDIEQPGRLADIIASHLSLKIRQKQEILETYSSHERLNKLIEILQNEKDVIDLEKKIGQRVKRSMEKTQKEYYLREQMKAIQKELGEKEGKTGEIATLKEKIEEANMPENVQEMAYKELDRYEKIPQSSAESSVIRNYIDWLIQVPWSNETTDNLDINHAEKILDEDHYGLEKVKERVLEYLAVQQLTKSLKGPILCLVGPPGVGKTSLARSVARSIGREFVRISLGGVRDEAEIRGHRRTYVGAMPGRIIRGMKKAGTVNPVFLLDEIDKMSNDFRGDPSSALLEVLDPQQNNTFSDHYIEEPYDLSKVMFVTTANNLSTIPEPLLDRMEVIQIAGYTEIEKVNIAKNYLVPRQLEEHGLKKGNLQIREESLYKLVRHYTREAGVRNLERQIATVCRKATKIIVSGKKKRVIVTETMLEELLGHPKFRYGEAEKEDQVGTATGLAYTTAGGDTLAIEVSLSPGKGKLILTGKLGDVMKESAQAAFSYIRSKSEELSIDPTFHETNDIHIHVPEGATPKDGPSAGITIATALVSALTGKAVRRDVGMTGEITLRGRVLPIGGLKEKSLSAHRAGLTTIIMPKENEKDLDDIPESIRKDLTFLPVSHLDEVLKTALVGENK from the coding sequence TTGAAAAATGAACATAAAACATTACCATTGCTACCTTTAAGAGGATTGCTTGTTTATCCCTCAATGGTTCTTCATCTCGATGTAGGCCGGGATAAATCGGTTCAAGCACTTGAAAAGGTCATGATGGATGATCAAAAGATTTTTCTATCTACCCAAAAAGAGGTAGAGATTGAAACACCTGAAGTAAAGGATATTTATGAGATTGGAACACTTGCTACTGTAAAGCAAATGTTAAAATTACCAAATGGTACAATTCGCGTACTCGTTGAAGGACTTCAGCGAGGTAAGATTATTGAATTTAAAGATACTGAAGAATTTTACGAAGTTGAGATCGAGCAAATTGATGAAAGTGCTGATGTGAATGTAGAAGAGGAAGCATTAATGCGAACAGTGCTTGATTTGTTCGAACAATACATTAAAGTTTCAAAAAAAGTGACGGCAGAAACATTTGCTTCAGTGAGTGATATTGAACAGCCGGGGCGATTAGCTGATATTATTGCTTCTCACCTCTCTTTAAAGATTCGGCAAAAACAAGAAATTCTCGAAACGTATAGTTCACATGAACGATTGAATAAGTTGATTGAAATTCTTCAAAATGAAAAAGATGTTATTGATCTTGAAAAGAAAATTGGCCAACGAGTAAAGCGCTCAATGGAGAAAACGCAAAAAGAGTACTATCTTCGTGAACAAATGAAGGCTATTCAAAAAGAGCTTGGTGAAAAAGAAGGCAAAACTGGTGAAATCGCTACTTTAAAGGAAAAGATCGAGGAAGCCAATATGCCTGAAAACGTTCAGGAAATGGCGTATAAAGAGCTAGATCGTTATGAAAAAATTCCACAAAGCTCCGCCGAAAGTTCTGTCATTCGGAATTACATCGATTGGTTAATACAAGTGCCCTGGTCCAATGAGACAACAGATAACCTTGACATTAATCATGCCGAAAAAATTCTCGATGAGGACCATTATGGCCTCGAGAAAGTGAAAGAAAGAGTGCTCGAATACCTTGCCGTTCAACAGCTTACAAAGTCTTTAAAAGGACCGATTCTTTGTCTTGTTGGACCACCAGGAGTTGGGAAAACGTCACTTGCAAGATCGGTTGCACGATCAATTGGCCGTGAGTTTGTTCGAATTTCTCTCGGTGGTGTACGTGATGAAGCAGAAATTCGTGGACATCGTAGAACTTACGTTGGTGCGATGCCTGGTCGTATTATCCGTGGAATGAAAAAAGCGGGTACTGTCAATCCGGTCTTCCTGTTGGATGAAATCGACAAAATGTCGAATGATTTCCGTGGTGATCCATCTTCAGCATTATTGGAAGTATTGGATCCGCAGCAAAATAATACGTTTAGTGACCACTATATCGAAGAACCGTATGACCTTTCAAAAGTGATGTTTGTGACAACTGCAAATAACCTTTCAACGATTCCTGAGCCACTTCTTGATCGAATGGAAGTGATTCAAATTGCAGGATATACGGAAATTGAGAAAGTGAACATTGCTAAAAATTACCTTGTTCCTAGGCAGCTTGAAGAACATGGGTTGAAAAAAGGGAATCTCCAAATTAGAGAAGAGAGTCTTTATAAGCTTGTTCGTCATTATACACGAGAAGCCGGGGTGCGTAACCTAGAACGTCAAATTGCAACGGTTTGCCGGAAAGCAACAAAAATAATTGTATCAGGGAAGAAAAAACGAGTTATTGTTACTGAAACAATGCTGGAAGAGTTGCTAGGTCATCCGAAATTCCGTTATGGTGAAGCTGAGAAAGAAGATCAAGTTGGTACAGCGACAGGGCTCGCTTATACAACAGCAGGAGGAGATACGCTAGCAATTGAAGTATCTCTCTCGCCAGGAAAAGGCAAATTGATCTTAACAGGCAAGCTAGGGGATGTGATGAAGGAATCAGCACAAGCTGCGTTCAGCTACATTCGCTCGAAATCCGAAGAGCTATCGATTGATCCAACATTCCATGAAACGAACGATATTCACATCCATGTTCCAGAAGGAGCTACGCCTAAAGATGGTCCTTCTGCAGGTATTACAATCGCTACAGCTCTTGTATCTGCGTTAACGGGTAAGGCAGTTCGAAGAGACGTAGGAATGACGGGAGAAATTACGCTTCGAGGACGAGTTCTTCCGATTGGTGGACTTAAGGAAAAGTCGCTTAGTGCTCATCGTGCTGGATTAACAACAATTATTATGCCAAAAGAAAATGAGAAAGATCTGGATGATATTCCAGAAAGCATTCGCAAAGATTTAACATTCCTTCCAGTGTCACATCTGGACGAAGTGTTAAAAACCGCACTCGTGGGGGAGAACAAATGA
- the hemB gene encoding porphobilinogen synthase — protein sequence MEKANFHRHRRLRRSESMRSLVRETYLHKEDFIYPIFAVEEENVKREIPSMPGVYHYSLDRLNEEVREVVDLGIKSVMIFGVPNHKDAVGSEAYCDTGIVQKAIAQIKDEFPELTVIADTCLCQYTDHGHCGVIENGYVQNDESLELLTKTAISQAKAGADMIAPSNMMDGFVAAIRHGLDEAGFVDVPIMSYAVKFSSAFYGPFRDAAHSTPQFGDRKTYQMDPANRLEAIREAESDIEEGADFLMVKPALSYLDIIRELKDRFPLPMVAYNVSGEYSMIKAASQNGWLNEEEVVLEKLTSMKRAGADLIITYFAKDAARWLNK from the coding sequence ATGGAAAAAGCAAACTTTCATCGTCACCGTCGATTAAGACGTTCTGAATCAATGAGATCCCTCGTAAGAGAAACGTATTTACATAAAGAGGATTTTATCTATCCGATTTTTGCAGTTGAAGAAGAAAATGTGAAAAGAGAAATTCCTTCTATGCCAGGTGTTTATCACTATTCACTAGACCGTTTGAATGAAGAGGTACGTGAAGTCGTTGATCTTGGTATTAAATCCGTTATGATATTTGGTGTTCCAAACCATAAAGATGCCGTTGGTTCAGAGGCTTACTGTGATACGGGAATTGTCCAAAAAGCAATTGCGCAAATTAAAGATGAGTTTCCTGAGTTAACTGTTATTGCAGATACATGCTTGTGTCAATATACAGATCACGGGCACTGTGGTGTTATCGAGAATGGTTACGTACAAAATGATGAATCACTTGAACTGCTTACAAAAACAGCGATTTCTCAAGCTAAAGCAGGAGCTGATATGATTGCGCCATCGAACATGATGGATGGTTTCGTAGCGGCCATTCGTCATGGACTTGATGAAGCAGGTTTTGTTGATGTTCCTATTATGAGCTATGCTGTGAAATTCTCATCCGCCTTTTATGGTCCATTTCGTGATGCTGCTCATAGTACACCACAGTTTGGTGATCGCAAAACGTATCAAATGGATCCAGCTAATCGACTCGAAGCCATTCGAGAAGCAGAAAGCGACATTGAAGAAGGTGCTGATTTTTTAATGGTAAAACCGGCCCTTTCTTATCTTGATATCATTCGCGAACTAAAAGACCGCTTCCCACTTCCAATGGTTGCCTATAACGTCAGCGGGGAATATTCCATGATAAAAGCCGCAAGTCAAAATGGGTGGCTGAATGAAGAAGAAGTAGTTCTTGAGAAATTAACAAGTATGAAGCGTGCAGGCGCAGACTTAATCATTACTTACTTTGCGAAAGACGCTGCTCGCTGGCTAAATAAATAG
- the yihA gene encoding ribosome biogenesis GTP-binding protein YihA/YsxC, with protein sequence MKVTKSDFIISAVKPEQYPVEGLPEIGLAGRSNVGKSSLINTLINRKNLARTSQRPGKTQTLNFYLINERLHFVDVPGYGFAKVSKKERDAWGKMIETYLTDRDQLKAVIQIVDLRHAPSNDDVVMYDWLKHYEIPVIVVATKSDKIPKGKWQKHLKVVSQTLKIEPTDRLVTFSSHTGQGKEDVWNAIKSYL encoded by the coding sequence ATGAAAGTAACAAAATCAGATTTTATTATCAGTGCTGTTAAACCAGAGCAGTACCCAGTAGAAGGCTTGCCCGAGATCGGCTTAGCCGGACGATCAAACGTGGGGAAATCTTCGCTCATTAATACACTGATTAATCGTAAGAACCTTGCTAGAACTTCTCAAAGACCTGGTAAAACCCAGACGCTTAATTTTTATCTTATTAATGAACGATTGCATTTTGTTGATGTTCCCGGTTACGGATTCGCTAAGGTATCTAAGAAAGAAAGAGATGCCTGGGGGAAAATGATCGAAACCTATTTAACTGATCGCGATCAGTTAAAAGCAGTCATCCAAATCGTAGATTTACGCCATGCCCCATCAAATGACGACGTGGTAATGTACGATTGGTTAAAGCACTATGAAATTCCGGTGATTGTCGTAGCGACAAAATCGGATAAAATCCCTAAAGGGAAATGGCAAAAACATTTAAAAGTTGTGAGTCAGACATTAAAAATTGAACCAACGGATCGACTCGTTACATTTTCTTCTCATACTGGACAAGGAAAAGAAGATGTCTGGAATGCAATAAAATCTTATTTATAG
- a CDS encoding amino acid ABC transporter ATP-binding protein, whose translation MVEKAEMIRVEKLNKSFGDLHVLKDIDLEVNESDVVVLIGASGSGKSTLLRCMNFLEIKNSGNVIIEGETIDPQKNDLNKVRQRVGMVFQHFNLFPHKSVLENVIEAPLMVKKIKRAEAEKEGKELLAKVGLGDKANVYPNKLSGGQKQRVAIARALAMKPDIMLFDEPTSALDPELVGEVLSTMKELAKEGMTMVVVTHEMGFAREVGDWVVYMHDGKVVEKGHPSELFSEPKEQRTQDFLSSIL comes from the coding sequence ATGGTAGAAAAAGCGGAAATGATTCGAGTAGAGAAATTGAACAAATCATTTGGAGATCTTCACGTCCTAAAAGATATTGATCTTGAAGTAAATGAAAGCGACGTTGTTGTGCTTATAGGCGCCAGTGGCTCTGGTAAGAGTACGCTGCTTCGGTGCATGAATTTTCTTGAGATCAAAAATAGCGGAAACGTTATTATTGAAGGCGAAACGATTGACCCTCAAAAAAACGATTTAAATAAAGTCAGACAGCGCGTCGGCATGGTTTTTCAACATTTTAACCTTTTTCCTCATAAATCGGTTTTAGAAAATGTTATTGAAGCTCCGTTAATGGTAAAAAAAATAAAGCGGGCCGAAGCGGAGAAAGAGGGAAAGGAACTTCTTGCAAAAGTAGGTCTTGGAGATAAAGCCAATGTCTATCCTAATAAACTTTCCGGCGGTCAGAAGCAGCGAGTTGCTATTGCGCGAGCGCTTGCCATGAAGCCTGATATTATGCTGTTTGATGAGCCGACATCAGCGCTGGATCCTGAATTAGTGGGAGAAGTTCTATCTACGATGAAAGAACTAGCAAAAGAGGGTATGACAATGGTTGTCGTCACGCATGAGATGGGTTTTGCTCGAGAGGTAGGAGATTGGGTCGTCTACATGCACGATGGAAAAGTTGTAGAGAAAGGCCACCCAAGTGAGTTGTTTAGTGAACCTAAGGAACAGAGAACGCAGGACTTTTTAAGTTCTATTTTATAA
- the hemA gene encoding glutamyl-tRNA reductase, with amino-acid sequence MHILVVGLNHKTAPVEIREKLSFQENDLPEALDKLRHSKSILEAVILSTCNRTELYVVADQLHTGRYYSKAFLSEWFGIEKEEFSPYLVIRENDAATEHLYRVASGLDSLVIGETQILGQVRDAFLLAQHSETTGTIFNQLFKQAITLAKRSHSETEIGENAVSVSYAAVELAKKIFGGLQNKHVVILGAGKMGELTAKNLQSNGVDQVTVVNRTLEKATELASRFKGQARSMDEVETALADADILISSTGSTNYVLTEQNVRPLLKKRRGRPLFMVDIAVPRDLDPSLNNMDSVFLYDIDDLEGIVETNIAERKKEAEKIELMIEEDLVQFREWLNTLGVVPMITALRTKALAIQAETMNSIERKLPNLTDRERKVLSKHTKSIVNQLLRDPIVRVKEMAAEPNAEESLEIFTKIFAIEEEIERELHKQRVKENEEKRQHESVDYSPLLQASQLRS; translated from the coding sequence ATGCACATCCTGGTCGTAGGGTTGAACCACAAAACAGCCCCTGTGGAAATACGAGAGAAACTTTCCTTTCAGGAGAATGATTTGCCTGAAGCATTAGATAAGTTGCGTCACTCTAAAAGTATTCTAGAAGCTGTGATCTTATCAACTTGTAACCGTACAGAGTTATATGTTGTTGCTGATCAGCTTCATACAGGGAGATATTATTCAAAAGCTTTTCTATCTGAATGGTTCGGAATTGAGAAAGAAGAATTTTCACCATATCTAGTAATTCGCGAAAACGATGCGGCGACAGAACACCTTTATCGTGTAGCATCTGGACTTGACTCTCTTGTTATCGGGGAAACGCAAATACTTGGACAAGTTCGTGATGCTTTCTTGCTTGCTCAGCACTCAGAGACAACAGGAACTATTTTTAATCAGCTCTTCAAGCAGGCGATTACTCTTGCTAAACGGTCCCATTCGGAAACCGAAATTGGAGAAAACGCCGTTTCGGTCAGCTATGCTGCAGTCGAGTTAGCGAAGAAGATTTTTGGTGGGCTCCAAAATAAACACGTTGTCATTCTTGGCGCAGGCAAAATGGGTGAGCTTACTGCTAAGAACTTGCAAAGTAACGGCGTAGACCAAGTAACCGTCGTGAATCGTACGCTTGAGAAAGCAACAGAGCTTGCTTCTCGTTTTAAAGGACAGGCTCGTTCTATGGATGAAGTAGAAACTGCGCTTGCTGATGCAGACATTCTAATCAGTTCAACTGGGTCTACAAACTATGTTTTAACCGAGCAAAATGTAAGACCGCTTCTCAAAAAGCGCAGAGGTCGTCCATTGTTTATGGTTGATATTGCTGTTCCGAGAGATCTAGATCCATCCCTTAATAATATGGACTCCGTTTTCTTGTACGATATTGACGATCTAGAAGGAATTGTTGAAACAAATATTGCAGAACGTAAGAAAGAAGCAGAGAAAATTGAGCTAATGATTGAAGAAGATCTTGTTCAATTTAGAGAGTGGCTTAATACACTCGGCGTTGTACCGATGATTACAGCTTTACGTACGAAGGCACTTGCGATTCAAGCAGAAACAATGAATAGTATTGAACGTAAATTGCCTAACTTAACGGATCGAGAACGAAAAGTATTAAGTAAACATACGAAAAGTATAGTGAACCAGCTGCTACGTGATCCCATTGTTCGTGTGAAGGAGATGGCTGCAGAGCCAAATGCAGAGGAGTCGCTTGAGATCTTCACGAAAATCTTTGCGATTGAAGAAGAAATTGAGAGAGAACTTCATAAGCAGCGAGTGAAAGAAAACGAAGAAAAAAGACAGCATGAATCCGTTGACTACTCCCCTTTATTACAGGCATCGCAGTTGCGCTCCTAG
- a CDS encoding amino acid ABC transporter permease has translation MPTFAHFFETLLESYPVFFEGLWLTIRVTFVSVLIAVFIGLFFALFKISQSKILNWIANVYIAVIRGTPLIVQIFIFYFGLTEFNIPKFWAASIGLALHNGAYIAEIFRGSIQSIDKGQMEAGRSLGMSHTLAMRRIILPQAFRRALPPLGNQFIIGLKDSSLAAFIALPELFSVATTQGARTFDEMTYLLIVAVYYLVLVLIFTLLVNLLEKRLSASD, from the coding sequence TTGCCAACTTTTGCTCATTTTTTTGAAACGCTATTAGAGAGCTATCCGGTATTCTTTGAAGGACTCTGGCTTACGATTCGGGTTACATTCGTATCTGTTTTAATAGCTGTTTTTATTGGCCTGTTTTTTGCTTTATTTAAAATTTCACAATCAAAGATTTTAAATTGGATTGCAAATGTGTACATTGCTGTTATTCGAGGTACACCGCTAATAGTTCAAATTTTTATCTTCTATTTTGGTTTAACCGAGTTCAATATCCCAAAGTTTTGGGCTGCCTCAATTGGACTTGCCCTACATAACGGGGCTTATATTGCAGAGATTTTTCGTGGTTCCATTCAATCAATCGACAAAGGTCAGATGGAGGCAGGTCGCTCTCTTGGGATGAGTCATACCCTTGCGATGCGACGTATTATTCTTCCACAGGCTTTTAGAAGAGCGTTACCACCCCTTGGTAACCAATTTATCATTGGATTGAAAGATTCCTCGCTAGCAGCATTTATAGCCCTTCCGGAATTGTTTAGCGTTGCAACTACACAGGGGGCAAGAACGTTTGATGAGATGACGTATTTACTTATAGTGGCTGTATACTATCTCGTCCTTGTTTTAATCTTCACGCTTCTTGTTAATCTCCTTGAAAAACGATTATCTGCTAGTGATTAA